Proteins from one Bifidobacterium sp. ESL0732 genomic window:
- a CDS encoding energy-coupling factor ABC transporter ATP-binding protein, with translation MVNETNEGTDTLYIDDNDSATPIINVRDASFRYQGADSDSLRSATCRVAPGECVMLCGQSGCGKTTLTRLLNGLSPTYFAGAFAGLANVAGCEAGKTPIEAYVPLIGSVFQNPKTQYFNTDTTAELAFPCENNGMEPSEIKMRIDKIANAFDLQHLLGHSIFELSGGEKQRIAFAAACMLKPQVLVLDEPTSNLDDTAIAQLRDMITAIKRLGVTIVIAEHRLAWSRDLADRYILIEDGHVTNSWKSAEFQRFSDQQLAQLGLRTLDLKPYQVEVTKKTQYIDSANDNAESTDKDDFDKALISVHDLTIGYRRNRPVAHIENLTLRAGESVALMGHNGCGKSTLAKTLCGLVKPLSGTVQWSGHAAKRRELNQHSFLVMQDVNYQLFSDSVREEVLLSAGEPENCDDVLALLGLENLDERHPMSLSGGQKQRVAIASAMLSGKEFIVLDEPTSGLDRFHMEQVGNMLRRLTDLGKCVLVITHDDELAASSCDRVVRLGL, from the coding sequence ATGGTGAACGAAACGAACGAAGGAACCGATACTTTATATATCGATGACAACGATAGCGCCACCCCGATCATTAACGTACGCGATGCCTCCTTCCGCTATCAAGGTGCCGACAGTGATTCGCTGCGTTCAGCCACTTGCCGCGTTGCGCCGGGCGAATGCGTGATGCTTTGCGGACAATCGGGCTGCGGCAAGACCACACTCACCAGACTGCTCAACGGCCTTTCCCCTACCTACTTCGCCGGGGCTTTCGCGGGTTTGGCGAACGTCGCGGGATGTGAGGCGGGCAAGACGCCCATCGAGGCCTACGTACCGTTGATAGGCAGCGTTTTCCAGAACCCGAAAACACAATATTTCAATACCGACACCACCGCCGAACTCGCCTTTCCATGCGAAAACAACGGTATGGAACCGAGCGAAATCAAGATGCGCATCGATAAAATTGCAAACGCATTCGACTTGCAACACCTGCTTGGACACAGTATTTTCGAGCTTTCCGGAGGCGAGAAACAACGTATCGCTTTCGCGGCGGCCTGTATGCTGAAACCGCAAGTCTTGGTCTTGGACGAACCGACGAGCAACCTTGACGACACTGCGATTGCGCAACTGCGCGACATGATCACGGCTATAAAGCGGCTTGGCGTCACCATCGTCATCGCCGAACACCGCCTCGCGTGGTCGCGCGATCTTGCGGATCGCTATATTCTGATTGAAGACGGACATGTCACCAATAGCTGGAAATCAGCAGAATTTCAACGATTCAGCGATCAACAACTGGCACAATTGGGCTTGCGCACTCTGGACCTGAAACCATACCAAGTTGAAGTCACCAAGAAAACACAATACATCGACAGCGCCAATGACAACGCCGAATCCACCGACAAAGACGATTTCGACAAAGCTCTTATCTCGGTGCACGACCTGACCATCGGCTATCGGCGCAACCGACCCGTGGCACACATCGAAAATCTCACGCTGCGAGCCGGGGAAAGTGTCGCACTGATGGGTCACAACGGATGCGGGAAATCAACGCTGGCCAAGACATTGTGCGGGCTGGTCAAGCCACTTTCCGGCACGGTGCAATGGAGCGGGCATGCTGCCAAAAGACGTGAACTCAACCAACATAGCTTTCTGGTGATGCAGGACGTCAACTACCAGCTCTTCTCCGATAGCGTGCGCGAAGAGGTGCTGCTCAGCGCAGGCGAACCCGAGAACTGTGATGATGTGCTTGCCTTGCTGGGGCTTGAAAATCTTGACGAGCGCCACCCGATGAGCCTTTCCGGCGGGCAGAAGCAGCGCGTCGCCATCGCCTCCGCCATGCTCTCAGGCAAGGAATTCATCGTGCTGGATGAGCCGACCAGCGGGCTTGACCGGTTTCACATGGAACAGGTGGGCAACATGCTGCGTCGGCTTACCGATCTCGGCAAATGCGTGCTGGTCATCACTCACGACGATGAACTTGCGGCATCAAGCTGCGACCGAGTCGTTCGGCTCGGATTATAA
- a CDS encoding energy-coupling factor transporter transmembrane component T, whose translation MADAQALQESRHHLMEARPANSVTTMTMTIKSARSDKAVAQLEQTSSAATQPTGRKTGFRLDPRTKLYLLLLSSLLLFFHVHVAIEASITALLLLPFFLSGQHKQWRTGVRLTLIYAAMLAVTTLLPVASGVAFSFIAMIVVGLRVMYPCLVAGAYTFTTTSIGEMVCALRKMHTPESIIITFMVMIRFFPTVREDYRQIRAAMTLRGIASGWLGLLRHPMRSLEYILVPLLMNSTEVTQDLTVAALTKGISLPGTHTSVVQIGLRPLDWYYMAVCTLLLCTSVGGLW comes from the coding sequence ATGGCTGATGCGCAAGCACTTCAAGAAAGCAGGCATCATCTGATGGAGGCCCGGCCAGCCAACAGCGTGACGACCATGACCATGACTATCAAAAGTGCCAGAAGCGACAAAGCGGTTGCACAACTCGAGCAAACCAGTTCTGCCGCAACCCAACCGACAGGGCGAAAGACAGGTTTTCGGCTAGACCCGCGGACAAAACTGTATCTGCTGCTCCTCTCGAGCCTGTTGCTGTTTTTCCACGTCCACGTCGCCATCGAAGCGAGCATCACGGCACTGTTGCTGCTGCCTTTCTTTTTGTCGGGACAGCACAAGCAATGGCGAACGGGCGTACGGCTCACGCTTATCTATGCGGCGATGCTGGCCGTCACCACGCTGCTTCCCGTAGCTTCCGGAGTCGCATTCTCGTTCATTGCGATGATCGTGGTCGGGTTGCGGGTCATGTATCCCTGCCTGGTCGCAGGCGCCTACACCTTCACCACCACCTCGATCGGCGAAATGGTCTGCGCACTGCGGAAGATGCACACGCCGGAATCAATCATCATCACGTTCATGGTGATGATTCGGTTCTTCCCCACCGTGCGCGAGGATTACCGCCAAATCCGCGCGGCCATGACTTTGCGCGGCATTGCTTCCGGCTGGCTTGGCCTGCTGCGACATCCGATGCGCTCGCTGGAATATATACTAGTTCCTCTGCTGATGAATAGCACGGAAGTGACCCAAGACCTTACGGTGGCAGCACTGACCAAGGGCATCAGCCTGCCTGGGACGCACACGAGCGTGGTGCAAATCGGTTTGCGGCCTCTTGATTGGTACTATATGGCCGTTTGCACACTGCTTTTGTGCACGTCCGTGGGAGGCTTATGGTGA
- a CDS encoding MptD family putative ECF transporter S component has product MNTNDSDGETTRQAAETTPNTAASRVTEQTTMADATTTPDAATILSTSAKTTGTSGDAAPAAMPANYQTAAPMKNDAVSHLKRLTIPDFVSIGVFTALYFILVFIAVMVSGILIPGLSSIAPAVAALIAGSVYMLLVARVQKFGAITIMGCVMGIFFFISGHFPLSFIPFVICSLIADLIGLAGHYKSKIGLLVSYVIFCYGDTGPSLPLYFMKDAYVANLRARGKSTHYINAIFTNINMTSFAITMVAILICAILGGIFGQWLMRKHFKKAGII; this is encoded by the coding sequence ATGAACACCAACGATTCGGACGGCGAAACCACCCGACAAGCCGCAGAAACGACACCAAATACGGCAGCTTCCCGAGTAACCGAACAAACCACGATGGCGGACGCAACGACAACTCCCGATGCGGCTACGATACTAAGCACAAGTGCAAAAACGACAGGAACGTCTGGCGATGCTGCGCCGGCGGCAATGCCCGCAAATTACCAGACCGCGGCCCCGATGAAAAACGACGCAGTGTCGCATCTCAAGCGCCTGACCATCCCCGACTTCGTTTCCATCGGCGTATTCACCGCGCTTTATTTCATTCTGGTATTCATCGCCGTGATGGTCTCTGGCATCCTCATCCCCGGTCTTTCAAGCATCGCGCCTGCCGTTGCCGCCCTTATCGCCGGCAGCGTCTATATGCTTCTGGTCGCCCGGGTCCAGAAATTCGGCGCCATCACCATCATGGGTTGCGTGATGGGCATTTTCTTCTTCATCTCGGGGCATTTCCCGCTTTCGTTCATCCCCTTCGTCATCTGCTCATTGATAGCTGACCTCATCGGACTCGCCGGCCATTACAAAAGCAAAATCGGCCTGCTCGTAAGCTACGTCATCTTCTGCTATGGCGACACCGGCCCGTCGCTGCCGCTCTACTTTATGAAGGACGCCTACGTGGCCAACTTACGGGCTCGTGGCAAAAGCACGCATTACATAAACGCGATATTCACCAACATCAACATGACCAGCTTCGCCATCACCATGGTGGCCATTCTTATCTGCGCCATCCTCGGTGGCATCTTTGGGCAATGGCTGATGCGCAAGCACTTCAAGAAAGCAGGCATCATCTGA
- a CDS encoding ATP-binding protein produces the protein MIPRLLTEEAKKMATWFPIVSVMGPRQSGKSTLLRNAFPDYTYLNLELGRLRDSANTDPEGFMVTQPVHSFIDEMQYAPDLFPEMQAVSDERHETGQYLISGSQNFLMNKNITESLAGRVGILELLPLSYKEVQGIPSVPSVDEFTFRGGYPHLYETDVPEGTFYSSYLSTYVRRDVSTLSNIRDFSSFETFLQLCAQSSGELLNTTHLSRESQISLNTAKGWLNILAASYIVFLLPPYFSNARKRLTKTPKLYFYDTGLLCYLLGIRSVDELIRHPKRGAVFENLIVEETLKRGFNTNSESRLYFYRDSNGVEVDLMDMTDSLKPQLIEIKSGITPKDDFFRHLKTVGRDLDIPIEQRQVVYRGNISYRTPNGRFVSAKDYLLK, from the coding sequence ATGATTCCTCGATTGCTCACTGAAGAAGCCAAGAAAATGGCAACCTGGTTCCCCATCGTCTCTGTTATGGGACCGCGCCAATCAGGAAAATCAACCTTGCTCCGCAACGCATTTCCTGACTACACCTACCTCAATCTCGAACTCGGACGCTTACGGGATTCAGCCAATACCGACCCTGAAGGGTTTATGGTCACCCAACCAGTTCACTCGTTCATCGACGAGATGCAATACGCGCCTGATTTGTTTCCAGAAATGCAAGCAGTCTCAGACGAACGTCACGAGACCGGACAATATTTGATTTCCGGATCGCAGAACTTCCTGATGAACAAAAACATCACGGAATCATTGGCCGGCAGAGTGGGGATTCTGGAGTTACTGCCGCTCAGCTACAAAGAAGTCCAAGGGATTCCGAGCGTTCCGAGCGTCGATGAATTCACCTTCCGAGGCGGGTATCCGCACCTTTACGAAACAGACGTGCCTGAAGGGACGTTCTATTCAAGCTATCTGTCAACATACGTCCGCCGCGACGTGAGTACGCTTTCCAATATCCGTGATTTTTCATCATTCGAAACGTTCTTGCAACTTTGTGCACAAAGTTCCGGAGAACTACTGAACACGACCCATCTCTCCAGGGAATCACAAATATCGTTGAACACTGCGAAGGGATGGCTGAATATCCTCGCAGCCAGTTATATCGTGTTTCTGCTGCCGCCATATTTCTCGAACGCACGCAAGCGGCTTACGAAGACACCAAAACTTTATTTCTACGACACGGGTCTGCTGTGCTACCTGCTCGGTATTCGCAGCGTTGACGAACTAATCCGCCACCCCAAACGCGGAGCCGTATTTGAAAACCTCATCGTCGAAGAGACGCTCAAACGCGGGTTCAACACGAACAGTGAATCCCGGCTCTATTTCTACCGTGATTCCAACGGCGTGGAGGTCGACCTGATGGACATGACCGATTCGTTGAAGCCACAACTCATCGAAATCAAGTCCGGCATCACACCAAAAGACGATTTCTTCCGCCATCTGAAAACAGTCGGCCGCGACCTCGATATCCCAATTGAACAGCGCCAGGTAGTCTATCGCGGAAACATCAGCTACCGTACACCCAACGGTCGGTTCGTATCAGCTAAAGATTATCTGCTGAAATAG
- a CDS encoding helix-turn-helix transcriptional regulator yields the protein MAVEMQLGGQIRDHREAMGLSQDDLAGKIFVSRQTVSNWETGRTYPDVQNLLLLGNLFGITLDELVKGDVEKMNEEIKRNGTRILTLFIVGCVFIAAGLVMTVLMVFKGQGPAQAWRWFAPISMVLYLCGLIAVGWCYKLQRDIDVLTYKELRQYLAGDEVDRSSRKGKPLSTKQIVVIAIICAFVGAVMGLFSYKFL from the coding sequence ATGGCGGTCGAGATGCAGTTGGGTGGTCAGATCCGTGACCATCGCGAGGCAATGGGCTTGTCGCAGGATGATCTGGCTGGCAAGATCTTCGTCTCCCGCCAGACGGTTTCGAATTGGGAGACCGGCCGTACCTACCCCGACGTGCAGAACCTCCTGCTTCTGGGCAATCTTTTCGGCATCACACTGGACGAACTGGTCAAAGGAGATGTGGAAAAGATGAACGAAGAAATCAAGCGCAACGGCACACGCATACTGACGCTGTTCATTGTGGGGTGTGTGTTTATCGCGGCGGGGCTCGTGATGACGGTGCTGATGGTCTTCAAAGGCCAAGGCCCTGCCCAGGCATGGCGATGGTTCGCGCCCATTAGCATGGTGCTCTATTTGTGCGGCCTTATTGCGGTCGGCTGGTGCTACAAGTTGCAACGCGATATCGATGTGCTGACCTATAAGGAGCTGCGCCAATATCTGGCGGGGGATGAGGTCGACCGTTCGTCGCGCAAGGGCAAGCCGCTAAGTACCAAGCAGATTGTTGTCATTGCGATTATTTGCGCTTTCGTCGGCGCCGTAATGGGTCTGTTCTCGTACAAGTTTCTATGA